The DNA region ATCATTTGTCTCATTTTCGTTAATTTTGATACTATTATTTTTAGGTAAAAAAGGATTTTTAAAAGATGAAGAATAAGAACTTAGTAATTTTATCTTTGGGATTAATTGTTGTATTATTTATAGCTGGTGCATATTTTTTTAAGCAAACTAAAACAAATAAATTAGGAAATTTAAGTGATACAAATAAAGCTCCATTTGTAAGAGATAATTCTGTATCTTTTGGTAATGCTAATGCAAAAATTACAATTATTGAATTTATGGACCCTCAATGTGGTTCTTGTGCTGCATTTCATCCAATTGTTGAGGCTGTATTTAAAGAATATTTTCAAGATACAAAAATTGTGTATAGATATTTAGCAAATCATCAATATTCGAAATATGCAATAAAAATATTAGAAGCAGCAAGATTACAAGGTAAGTATAAAGAAGCTTTAGAGATAATTTATAAAACACAAAGAGCTTGGGCTAATATAAATAATCCTCAACCAGAATTGATTTGGGAGTATTTAGAAACGTCAAGTGTAAATATAAAAAAATTAAAAGAAGATTTTTCAACTATAAATATTGATAAAATGCTTAAAACTTCAAGAGAAGATGCAAAAGCTTTAAATGTTCAAGGAACACCTACTATTTTTGTAAATACTAAAGAGTTAGAACAATTAAGTTATAAGTCATTAGTTAAATTAGTTGAAGATGAAATTATTAAAGAAGGAACAAAATGAAAAAATTGTATTTAATATTATTAATACCTATAGTTTTGATATTTTCAGGTTGTAATAATGAGGATGAATCATCAGCAGTTGTTATAAAAGATTCTCAAAGTTTCAAAGATTTAAAAAAGCAAAGTAATAAAGAATATAAATTAAAAACTATTCAAGGCAAAGATATTATATTGATTGTTGATAATGGAGTATTAAAATCAAATGATGCACAATTAAAAGGTAAAATGGTATTGATTAACTTTTGGGCTACATGGTGTCCCCCTTGTATAAAAGAGATTCCTATATTAAATAGGTTATATGATGATTATAAAAATGATTTTGTTATTATTGGTGTATTATATGAAAAAAATAAAGATTTAGATGAATTGAAACTTTTTATGGAAGAGCATAATATGAAGTTTCCTGTATCTGTAAATGGTGATGAAAATTTTAGAATGGCAAAAAATATTAACAATGTTAAGAAAATTCCAGAGTCATATCTTTATGGAAAAGATGGAAAAATTATCGAAAAATATATAGGTTTAGTTGATGAAGAGAGTTTAGAAAATCATATTAAAAATGGTATTAAATAGAACAATTTGTTCTATTTAATATTTTATTGATACATAAAAACTCATCTTAAATCTATTATCATCACTTAAAAAATTGTTTTTATAATATACTGCGTATGAAGGTTTTGTTGTTGTCTCATATTCGCTATTTACTAACCACTCATGATATACCCAGTGAATAAACTTTAACATATCTCCATGAACACCTTCTAAATCAAACTTAGCATAAACACCATCTGAAATTTTAAAATTAGGTAATCTATCACTTTTTACATCATCTTTATTTTCAGGCACAATACATGCAATATATTGACACTCATTAAGCGGTGTAATTGTAGGATTATCATGTAAAAGTGCAATTTGTTTATAGTTTTTTAAATCATTATTTAAAATTAGAGTATGTAGTTTTTGCCAAGTCTCTTTTACATTTACATTGTAGCCTTTATTTCTAATATAAAAACTATCTAAAGTTGGCATTTTAACTATTTTAGGCGTTAGTTTAGAAAAATCTGCATTTGATTTTAATGCACTTTTTGATTGTTGCAATATCTTATTTGAATACTCTTTATACCCGTAATTTTTCCACTGTTTTGGTGACATATCAAATCTTTGTTTGAATGCTTTTATAAAAGATGATTGAGAACTATACCCACACAAATTAGCAATATTTGATATTGTTGAATATTTGTTTGTAAGTAGTAGATTTGCCGCTTTTTGAAGCCTTATTGACTTTATACTTTCATAAATATTTTTTCCAAACTCTTCTTTAAATATTCTTTGCATATGAAATTTACTTATTTGTAAATCATAGCTTAACTCTTCAATATCGATATGTGTATCAATATGGGTATAAATATAAAACATAATGTCATTTGCTATTTTTGTTCTTTTTTGTAATGTTTGTTTTTTCATAAAATATATTTTAGCACATATTAATTATGAAATTATTATAAATAAACAAAAAATAAAGCACAAATGAACAATAAAACTAGCAATAAAGAGGAAGAAATATTTTTTTTATAAGTTTAAAATAAGAAGTAATTTTTTTATAGGAAGAATCATGGGAAAAATATCAAAAGTTTTAATAGCAAATAGGGGAGAGATCGCACTAAGAATTATAAGAGCATGTAAAGAATTAGATATTACAAGTGTTGCGATTTTTTCAGAAGTAGATGTAGAAGGTGTTTGGGTTAAAAAAGCAGATGAATGCTATCCAATTATGGGCGATGTTATAAAAGCATATTTAGATTATGATGTAATAATTTCAATTGCTAAAAAAGCAAATTGTGATGCAATTCATCCTGGATATGGATTTTTAAGTGAAAATGCAGATTTTGCAAAAGCTTGCGAAGATAATGGAATAATATTTATAGGTCCAAAACCAGAACATATTGCACTGTTTGGTGATAAAATGGCATCAAAAGTTGCAATGAAAGAAGTGGGAGTTCCTGTATTAGAAGGAACAGATGAACCAATTGACAATGTAAATGAAGCACAAAAAATAGCAGAAGATATTGGATTTCCTGTAATTATAAAAGCTGCCTTTGGTGGTGGAGGTAGAGGAATGAGAATTGTAAGAAGTAAAAAAGAGTTCAAAGAGATGTTTGAAAGTGCAACAAATGAATCAATTAAATATTTTGGTAGAGGTGAAGTTTTTATTGAAAAATTTGTTGAAAATCCAAGACATATAGAGGTTCAAGTAATTGCAGATAAATTTGGAAATGTTTTACACTTGGGTGAAAGGGATTGTTCTATTCAAAGAAGACATCAAAAAGTAATTGAAATTGCTCCATCTCCAAGATTAAATCCATCTGCTAGAAAAGAACTTTATAGAATTGCCACAAAAGCGATGTTCAAACTTGGATATGAAAGTGTAGGAACAGTTGAGTTTTTACTTGATAGTGAAGATAATATATATTTTATAGAAATGAATACAAGAGTTCAAGTAGAACACCCCGTTACAGAGATAACTTCAGGCGTTGATATTATTCAAAGAATGATTCAAATAGCAGAGGGTGATAAACTTCAAATGTTACAAGAAGATATTAAATTTAGAGGTTATGCAATAGAGTTTAGAATAAATGCAGAAAATCCTCAAAAGAATTTTATGCCATCAGTTGGTACAATAACAAAATATTTAACTCCAGGTGGTCCTGGTGTAAGACTTGATACTGCAATTTATTCAGGATATAAAGTTCCTGCAAACTATGATTCTATGGTGGGTAAATTAATTGTATGGTCATTAGATTGGGATGGTGCTGTTAAAAAAGCAAGAAGAGCACTTGATGAGTTTTATATTGAAGGTTTTCCTACTAATATCTCTTTACATAGAGAAATTGTACGGGATGAAGATTTTAAAAATGGAAAATTTACAACAAGTTATTTAGATGAAAAATTGGAAACTTTTACTTTAAGTGGTGAACAACATATTAAAGAAGAAGAGGAAAAAGTTGCAAGAATTGTATCTTTTATTTCAAAATTAAAAGAGAAAAATATTAAAACAAAACAGTAATTAAGGTTATAAAAATGGGGTTTGAACAATTAATACAGGGGAATTTAACTTTTAAAAATTCAAGATTTAAAGATTATAAAGATGATTTTAATACATTAGTTGAAAAAGGACAAAAACCAGAAGTATTATTTATAGGATGTAGTGATAGTAGGGTTGTTCCTGATTTGATAATGGATTCTAAACCAGGTGATATGTTTATTATAAGAAATGTGGGGAACTTTGTTCCTCCTTTTGAAGCAGATCATGACTTTCATGGAAGTTCTGCTGCAATTGAATTTGCTGTAAGTGTATTAAATGTTAAACATATTATTGTTTGTGGTCACTCTTATTGTGGTGCTTGTAGAACACTTTATAAAAATATTGATGATAATGATATTGGATTAGTTCATGTAAAAAAATGGTTAGAGCTTGGTCAAAAAGCAAAAAATTATGTTTTAAATAACTATTTAGATTTATCAGCTGAAGAAATATATACAAAAACAGAAAAAACTTCAATTGTATATCAATTACAAAATCTTTTAACATATCCAGAAATTAAAAAAAGAGTAGAAGAAAAAACTCTTGAAGTTCATGGTTGGTATTATAGAATTCAAGATGGAACAATTTTATATTATGATACTTCAGATGAGAAGTTTAAAGAATTAGAAGAAAAAAAGACTCATTAAGAGTCTTTTATACAAGCTTTTCTTCAGTGATAATTACACCATCACAATCAGCATAAATATAATCACCGCTATTAACTTTTATACCTTCAAAATTTAGTTCTATATCTCTTGCAGAATTAGTTTTTTCAAAGTTTCTTTGGGGACAAGTTCCAATTGCGTATAATCCAACATCGATATTTACTGTTTCATTTGTATCTCTTACATAACCATTTATAATAATTGCTTCATAGTTGTTATTTTTTGCAAATGCCATTAATCTATCACCAACAATTCCATAGTATGCTTGATCAACATCTACAACAACAACTTTTCCGTCACCTTTTTCATCTTTTAACATAGAAAGTAGTAACCAGTTGCTTTTATCTAATTTTACAGTAATTACTTCACCTTGGAAGTTTGTTTTCCCTCCATATGATTTAAATTTTGGAGAAAGTACTTGTATTTTAGCTTTATCTCTAAAGTCATCGCATATATCAGCAGTGCTAATACTCATAATAATCCTTTTTGTTTATCTAGCCACAAAGATTATATAAAAATCATGTGTATATAAAGTGTTGAATTTAGTAAAATATAGAATAAAATTTAAGCTTAATTTTATTTATTAAAACTAATTAAAGTTTTAAAATCACTTTTATAGAAAAAAGAACAAAAAATTGTTAAAATGAGAAAATCTTAATAAAAAGAGTTCTTATGAATGAATTGTTAAATGTGATATTGATATTTTTAATTGTTTTTGCTGGTTACTTATTATTAAAAAAATATTTTTTTATTTCTCCTAAACATAAAAATAAAGAGGATAAAAAAGAAGAAATTATAAAAGCTTATGAAAATGAAATGATTAAGATTTTATCTGAAAATAAACAAAACAATGATCTTTTATTAAAAAAGAAAAAAGAGTTTTTAATAAGAGCAAATCAAGAATTATCAATGAACATATATTTTGATAAAACTGAAATACAACAAATTGTTCAAAGATTAATAAATATAAAAATTGATTAAAATTTTTTTTATATGATATAATTGAATTAGAAACTATTATTACAAGGAGAATGCCATGGAACTAAAAGGTATAACAATAGATTTTGATGATAAGAAGACTTGTGGATTACTCCCTGATTTATGTTTTGAGTGGGATGAAAAATTTGAAGAATTAGAAGATAACCAAAAATTGATTAAATATTGGGAAAACAATATAAATAAAGTTTTATCTCAAACTAAAAATATAATAACTGGTACAATTAATTCAAGAGCAATTATCTGTTCTGCAAATGACGAAGCTATAAAAATTATAAAAGAGACTTTTAAAGATTTGGAACTGTCAACTATATCTTATGAAGAGTTAATGCAATGTGAAAGTTGTCTTTCTCATAACTACTTAGATAATGACTTTAATAAAGAAAAATAGATAATTATTTCTATTTTTCTTTGTATTCTGGTTACAAATCTTTTTTAATACTTTCTATTTCGTTTTAATCAAGCAATCTCTTAATTAAATATATTATAATGATTTAAAATCAATTGTTAAGGACTAGTGTATGAAGAAAACTATGATATACATATGTATAGTTGCAGTTATTGCATTGCTTTTATCAAATAGTGATAAAAAACATGAAAAACTGGCTCATTGGGGGTATGCTGGTAAAGAAGCTCCTATAAATTGGGCTAATCTTGATGCAAGATATAATATGTGTAAAGATGGTAAACATCAATCTCCTATTAATATCACAAGAGAGGATATAATAGACTCAAACTTAGGCGATGTTACATATTATGATGACTCAATTGCAAGCAATTTTGAAAATAATGGGCACACTTTAAAAGTAAATTTTAAAAGTGGAAATATGATTGAATATGCTTCAAAAGAGTATGCATTATTACAAATGCATTTTCATACACCAAGCGAAAATCAAATTAATGGTAAAAGTTTTCCAATGGAAGCTCATTTTGTTCATAAAGACTCAAAAGGAAATTTACTTGTAATTGCAGTAATGTTTGAAATAACGGATGATTCAAATGTGATAATTAGTAAACTTCTTAAAAATCTTCCTTCAAAAGTAGGTGATAAAAAAGATTTAAAAGCTGATATTTATGGATATGATATTTTACCAGAAGATAGAGATTTTTATAGTTTTGATGGTTCTTTAACTACTCCACCTTGTAGTGAAGGTGTAAAATGGATAGTATTAAAAAATCCTGTTAATATATCGGTTAGTCAATTAGAAAAGTTTAAAAATATAATGCAAGAAAACAATAGACCAATTCAAGAACAAAATAATAGATATATTTTAGAATAGAGATAACTATTTGTTATCTTTATTCTCTTTTTCTTCTATTATATTAATCTTTTTAATTTCATTTTGATTTTCAATGGAGTTATTTATATTATTAGTGTTGTTTGTACCATTTAATGATGCTATCAATTTAGCTTCCGTCTCTTTTGATCTGAAGCTGCATTACAAGCAGAACTTGAATCTCATCTTACAACAGAGATAAATAAAAATAGAAAAAATGGTAAATCTACCAAAACTATGAAAAGTAGTGTTGGTGAATTTGAACTTGATGTTCCAAGAGATAGAAATGGTTCTTATGAACCTCAAATTGTTAGAAAACATCAAACACACATTTCAGAACATATAGAGCAAAAGATTTTATTTATATGCTTTAGGTAACAGCTATAGTCAAATATCTGAACATATTGAAGAGATATATGGTATTGAATTTTCCAAAGCTACAATAAGTGCTGTTACAGATAAAGTAATACCATTACTCAAAGAGTTGCAACAAAGACCGTTAGAATAAATCTATCCATTTATGTGGCTTGATGCAATACACTATAAAATAAAAGAGAATGGTAGATATGTTTCAAAAGCAGTTTATACTATCCTTAGTGTTGGACTAAATGGTAAAAAAGAGATACTTGGATTGTATCTTTCAGAAAATGAGGGTGCAAACTTTTGGTTGCAGGTTTTAACTGATTTAAACAACCGTGGAGTACAAGATATACTTATCGCTTCTATAGATGGGTTAAAAGGATTTTCAGAAGCTATAAATGCAATATTTCCTAATACTGAATTACAACTTTGTATAGTTCATCAAATTAGAAATGTTGCTTCAAAAAACCAAAAAGAGTTTATGAAAGATTTGAAACTTGTTTATCAAGCTATATCAAAAGAAGCAGCAGAGGAAGCTATTGTTCAACTTGAGGATAAGTGGGGCAAGAAATATCCTATCGTGATTCAATCTTGGAAAAATAAATGGGAGAATCTATCTGCTTATCTTAAATATCCTGAAGATATTAGAAAAATTATCTATACAACAAATATCATTGAATCTGTTCATAGGCAGTTTAGAAAGCTAACTAAAACTAAAGGGGCATTTCCGAATGAAAATTCACTTTTAAAACTTTTATATATGGGAATCCAAAATGCTTCTAAAAAATGGACTATGCCAATGAGAAATTGGTCACTTACAGTTTCTCAACTTGCTATATTTTTTGAGGGAAGGCTTGAAGAGAAATTAGATTTGTAATTTAAACAAGTGGTTTTTATTGTTCCAAAACTCTAAAAGGTTTAAGAAAATTTAATATTTAGACTTTTTGAACACTTTGAGGATCACGGTAAACTTATAATTGATACCTGTGTTCCAAATATAAGAGATTGAGTAAGAAACAATTCAATATCTTGTATTCTATTTAGCGTTTACAAATCTACAAGTTCCCGAAACTTTAATTGAACTATTGGGAACCTCGTTAAAACTAACAAACAATTGAGATGGTTGTTTCATATCAAATCCTTGTAAAATCTCAATTTCTCCTGATTTTTTAATTCCCATACTTCTTAAATATTCTCCTAAAGAAATCGCCGCAGAACCAGTTGCAGGGTCTTCATATACACCACCATAAGCAAAAGCATTTCTTGAATGAAATAAATTTTTATTCTCTTCCCATAAAATATTAATAGTAACAATATTTTTATTTATCATTAGCTCTTTTACTTCTTCAAAATCATATTTCATTTCTTGAAGTGTATTTTTATTTTTAACAAATAAAATTAGATTATTTATTCCTGAAAAAGATACTTTTATTGGATATTTTTCATTTAAATCATTTCTAGTAAATGAAAAAGCACCAATAATATTATTTATGTAATCTTCTTCAATCTCATATGTATATGTTTTCACAGAATTTATACTTGTAAAAATTTTATTATTATTTTTAGTAACTTCAATTTGTATTTTGTCATCATTTAAAACTAAATCATACATACCTAAGCCAAATTTTTGACCAAGTACAAATCCACTTGCAATTGTTGCATGACCACAAAAAACTATTTCTGTTTCAGGTGAGAAGTATCTTATTCTAAAAGAATTACCTTGTTTAAGTAAAAATGCTGTTTCTGAATAATTAATCTCTTTGGCAATTTCAAGCATTTGTTTTTCACTTAATGTTTCATCTAAAATCAATACACCTGCAGGATTGCCACCTCTATTTTCATATGCAAAGGCAGATACTTTTTCTACTTTCAATATTAAGCTCTTTTTGTATTTGCCATAAAAATTGCAGCTAAAATAAGTAATCCACCTGTTATTCTATTTTGTATTTTTATTGCTTTTACATCTTTTAATAAAAATTTCAATTTTGATGCAAGAGAAGAATAACATGTCATTACAAAAATATCTAATACACTCAATGTAACAGCAAGAATCATAAATTGAAAAAATATTGATTCATTAGGATTAATAAATTGAGGAATAAAAGCCACTAAAAATATTGTTGCTTTTACATTTGTCAGATTTATTAAAATAGAACTAAAAAAAGCTTTTTTAGGATTATATGAATTTATTTTTTCTTGTTCATCAACCAACTCAACTTTTTCAAAAATTTTACTTAATCCAAAATATACTAAATAAGCTACACCAATCCATTTGATAATATTAAAAACCATTACAGATTTAGTTATAATCGCTCCTAATCCAACAACTACAATAAAGGCTTGAATTAGATATCCAACTTGTAATCCTAAAATTGCAGGATAAGATTTTTTAAGTCCATATTTTAATCCATAATTCATCGAAACTACTGCTCCAACTCCTGGAGAAAGAGATACAACAAAGGTTGCTATCGCAAAAGTTAACCAAATATGAAATTCCATCTTATTTTCCTTTTTTTAATATTTTTTTATAATTATATTTAGTAAAGTCTTAATTTACAATTACTGTATTTTAGGTAAGTAATAGAAAATTATTCTTTTGATATAAGTATTTTTTATTTCAATGTCTGTACTTTTTGGTACAAATTGTTTCACTAAAATAGACTATGTTACAATTTCATCATCTATCGGCTACTGACACAAAATTCTGAACAGTCTCTAGAATAGAGATAACTATTTGTTATCTTTATTCTCTTTTTCTTCTATTATATTAATCTTTTTAATTTCATTTTGATTTTCAATGGAGTTATTTATATTATTAGTGTTGTTTGTACCATTTAATGATGCTATCAATTTAGCTTCCGTCTCTGGTTTTAAATCGCCTTTTGCAATAGTATCTAAGATTTTATTTGCAATTTGGAGTTTAGCTTCCGTCTCTTTTGATCTGAAGTATTTTTCCATATTATCTTCATATGCTCTTAACTTATCTTTTCTTCTGTTGTTTAAATAATAAAAAAGTATTACTGCTAAAATTAGTAAAACGAATCCAGCTAATAATATAAGATATAAATCTAACTCTTTTTGTTGCTCTTTTTCAAGTTTTAGAAGTTCAAACTCCAATCTTTTCTCTCTATTTATAGCTTTCACTTTCTCTTTTTCTATTTTTATTTTTTCTTTTTCTATTTGAGATTTTATTTTTTCTATTTCTATATCTTTTTTATTATCTAATTCAGCTTTTTTTTCTTCAAGTTTAGCTTCAGCTTCTTTTTCTTTAATCTCTTTATTTTGATTTAATTCTTTTTCTTTTAAGTCTAATTCTTTTTGTTTTAGAGCTATTTGTGCATCAAACTCTTTTTGTTTTAACTCTTTTGCTTGTTGTAATTCTTTTTGTTTTAATGCAATCTCTTCATCACTTGGTCCAAACATATCACAACCACTAAAGAGTAAAGCAATTAAAAAAATTGGTAATATAAAAAATTTGTTCAAATCTAATCCTTAATATTGACAATTAGAATATAGCATAATTGTGGTAATTTTTTATTGAAAATTTAATATATAAACATCTCTTTGTTTTCTTGAATCAGTAGTCTTTACACTTTTTAAATAATTAAATCCTAGTGATTTTATAGTTTTTATTGAAGCAGTATTATTAGTATCAACAAGTGCAAGTGCTTTTTTTGCTTTTAGTTTATCTTTTATAAAATCAATTTGAGCTTGACCTATCTCTTTTGCAAATCCTTTTTTCCAAAATCTTTTAGCTAAAATAAATCCAATTTCATAATCAATTTCATCTAAATACTCACATTGCAAAACTCCACCAAGTCCTATTATTTCATTTGTATCTTTTTTTTCAATAATACTAAGACCAATCTTGTCTTTAAAATTGCAATTGTTGTTTATGAAATTTTTTGTTTGTTCGTAAGAAAAATTTTCATTACCAAATGTGTATTTCACAACATCACTACACTTAAATACATCTTCATATAAAGTATCAATATCTAATTTGGTAAAAGTTCTAAGTATAAGTCTTTTTGTAGTTAATATAGTCAAGTTATTTCCTAATATATGGAATAAGTTCCATATATTAAGATAATCTTGCTAATTGTTCAATTATATTTTTTGCTGTTTCTTCATTTAGAGGTTTGTCATAAGAAGTTAAAATCTCTCTAGCCAAAATATTTGCACCTAAGTGTTGGAACATAATTCTCATAGCTTGAAGTCCTTTTGCACCACCACCGCCACTGTGTGTTGCAAGTGCTACAATTTTTTCATTAAATGCATCTCTCCAACTTGGTGTACTTCTCGAAGTCCATGCCATTGCATTATTTAGCACAGGAGGCATAACTCCATTGTATTCTGGTGCAACAACAATAAATGCTTTTAAATCAAGGATTTTATTTGCTAAGTCTAAAGCTTCAGAAGGTAAACCATTTCTCTCTTCTTCAACTGTTGAGTATAAAGGTAAGTTTAAAGCAACTAAATCAATAAACTCAACTTCATGTCCTAATTCATGTGCTAATTCTTCTAATCTTCTACCTAATTTTATATTACTTACAGCACTAGCCACTAAAATTCCAATTTTTGCCATAAAATCTCCTAATATTTTTTAAATTGCAAAATTATACTCTTAAAAATTTAAAAAATCTTTGTAGTCAATAATTAATATCAAAAATAAGGTTAAAATAGAAATAGTAAAAAAGTTATTTATTAAAAATGAATATATAAAGATATTGTAAAGTTTGATTTGATTGTGAAAAAAAGTTTTGAAGTTTGATTATTATAAGTGGTGCGAATGGTGAGAATCGAACTCACACTCCCAAAACGGGAACGGGATTTTAAGTCCCGCGCGTCTACCAGTTCCGCCACACTCGCACAAATAATAAATAAAAAAAGTGGTGGCGCGGGGCAGAATCGAACTGCCGACACAAGGATTTTCAGTCCTTTGCTCTACCGACTGAGCTACCGAGCCACTGTTAAACTTAAGTGGTGGTGAGAGAAGGATTTGAACCTTCGAAGCCATAGGCGGGAGATTTACAGTCTCCTGGATTTGACCACTCTCCAACCTCACCGATTGTTAAGTTTTATGTCGCTTTATTGTTAAGCGGGTGGAATTATAATAGTTACTATATTAAAACAAGCTGAAAATATTAAAAAGTATAAAAAAAAGTTATAAATTTCAATATTGTTTAATATTATTATTTTTTAGCCATTCATTTTGAAGTTGTTTTAATTTTCTCATTGGAAGTTTTTTCTTATTTTTTTTAGGATGAGTTATTTTATTGATTTGTGTACTTTCACCAGAATAGTCTAAGTGTAGTTCTGCCATATTTAAAGCATCTATTGTTCTTGTTGCTGCTACATAATATATATTTAGTTCTTCATTTACTTTAAGATTATTAAATTTATTTTTCTTATTTACTATTTGTTTATTTGAAATAAAGTCATCATCACACATAACTACTTGTGAATATTGCATACCTTTTGATTTGTGTGCTGTTGTAAAGATAATATCAGCATTATTTTTATTCATAGTAAGATTTTCTTTAATTTGTTTGTTTATATCAAATATATTATCGTTATAAGTATTTATAAATTTTATAATATTTATGTATTCTTGATTTTTAGTATCTTTTGCATACTCTTCTAGATCTTCAATTGAGATAAATTCTTTTATCTCATCAACTGTTATTTTGTCATATTTTTTCTGTTTTAGATAAAAAATAGAGTAAACTGTTTGATTCATAAAAGAGTATGAGCTATAGCCACCTTCAAAGTATATTTTGTAATCTTTTTTTTGATTTAAAAATTTTATTACTTCTTTTATTAGAGCAAAACTGCTTCTACTTATCACACAAAACTGTTTATTATAATCAACTACATTTTTTCCTACTTTAGAGACTTTATTCTCAAGACCAAAGATTTTTAATTTTTTTAATTCATTCTTTTCATAAATCTCATTTAAGTT from Malaciobacter molluscorum LMG 25693 includes:
- a CDS encoding GNAT family N-acetyltransferase translates to MTILTTKRLILRTFTKLDIDTLYEDVFKCSDVVKYTFGNENFSYEQTKNFINNNCNFKDKIGLSIIEKKDTNEIIGLGGVLQCEYLDEIDYEIGFILAKRFWKKGFAKEIGQAQIDFIKDKLKAKKALALVDTNNTASIKTIKSLGFNYLKSVKTTDSRKQRDVYILNFQ
- a CDS encoding NADPH-dependent FMN reductase, yielding MAKIGILVASAVSNIKLGRRLEELAHELGHEVEFIDLVALNLPLYSTVEEERNGLPSEALDLANKILDLKAFIVVAPEYNGVMPPVLNNAMAWTSRSTPSWRDAFNEKIVALATHSGGGGAKGLQAMRIMFQHLGANILAREILTSYDKPLNEETAKNIIEQLARLS